AAATTTCTGAGATCTATGACAGCATCGCATTTTCCGGGGCGGGGAGATACAGTGAATTTGAGAATCTTCGGAAAGCCGGCATTCAACATGCGGACGTTAAAGGCATGATGTATAGCCGAGAAGATGTGACCGCACGATCACTGGCAAATGGCTATTCACAAATTCTCGGCACACTCTTTAGCCAGGAAATGAAACCTTACGAAGTGGAACTACTGTTGGCTCAGGTCGGTGAGACACCGGAGCGCAATGAGTTATACCGCATCTCTTTTGATGGGAGTATTGTGGATGAACGAAAATTCACCGCCATTGGAGGACGATCTGAAACCATCTTAACTCTCCTCAGAAAAGAAATTCCTCATACTTGCCCATCCCTTAAAGAAGCCTTAACGCTCTGCCAGCATGCCTTTGAACAGGGCACGGATCCTCGATCAAACCTGGAAGGTTTGGAAGTCGCGGTTTTGGACCGAACTCGAATAGGTAGAAGATTTCGGCGAGTCCCGATCCTCGAAGCAACTCAAATTCTCGCATAACCCCTCATACGTTCCTCCTTCGTATCAGTTGATCATTACCTGATCTGGGTGTATTCTGAGTATAAGATTGATCGAAATAATGCCATATTTTCGAGCATGATCCATTTCCAAAACCCGGAAAGTGTAGATCGAAACACGCAAGAAGGCCTGTTTACGAAAACCGAAACACTCGAGGAGAAATATTGTCGATTGGCGGTCAGATCCTTCAAACGAGAAGGAGTCCTGTAGCGGAGATGGGATAATATGCCCTTATTAAGCCGCAGGAGAGAGAGGGGCCGGATATGATGAAACGCATTGTTGGCCTTGAGAGTGAATACGGCCTGACATTTTCGCCGAATGGACGGGTCTATCTTCCCATTGAAAAAATACTCGGGTACATTTTTGAGGGACTCATCCCCAATAGCTGGCCGTCCAATGCCTTCCTCACCAATGGGGCGCGGTTCTACCAGGACACGGGCTGCCACCCAGAATACTCTACGCCCGAATGCGACGATCTGCTTGATTTGATCATCCACGACAAAGCCGGTGAGCGGATCCTGGAAAGTTGTCTGCCCATTGCCGAAGAGCGCTTGCGCGAAGAAGGACTGTCCGGCGAGATCTTCATTTTCAAGAACAACACGGATTCCCTCGGCAACACGTATGGCTGCCATGAAAATTTCCTCATGCGTCGGGATGTGGATTTTTGGAAAGTCAGCGAACAACTCATCCCCTTTTTCGTCACGCGTCA
Above is a window of Candidatus Nitrospira neomarina DNA encoding:
- the prcA gene encoding proteasome subunit alpha, with amino-acid sequence MALPYYVSPEQMMQDRAEYAKKGIAKGRSIIAMEYADGVLFVAENPSASLFKISEIYDSIAFSGAGRYSEFENLRKAGIQHADVKGMMYSREDVTARSLANGYSQILGTLFSQEMKPYEVELLLAQVGETPERNELYRISFDGSIVDERKFTAIGGRSETILTLLRKEIPHTCPSLKEALTLCQHAFEQGTDPRSNLEGLEVAVLDRTRIGRRFRRVPILEATQILA